One part of the Magallana gigas chromosome 5, xbMagGiga1.1, whole genome shotgun sequence genome encodes these proteins:
- the LOC117692167 gene encoding antho-RFamide neuropeptides-like: METKTLLIWVFAAFLAFIEVSTASKESKLNHEESEVKSLKRRSNPMDDVTDTYDFSDEDLNELMKRGSLFRFGKRGALFRFGKRSEEDKRGSLFRFGKRMDGYYVSPYASSENFPEKDDKRGSLFRFGKRSSLFRFGRSVDNEKPHTPFRFGREEEDEI; this comes from the exons ATGGAGACAAAAACGTTACTTATCTGGGTTTTTGCAGCATTCCTGGCCTTCATTGAAGTATCCACAGCTTCCAAAGAATCAAAACTAA ATCATGAAGAATCGGAAGTGAAGTCATTAAAAAGGCGGTCGAATCcaatggatgacgtcacagacACGTATGATTTTTCGGACGAAGATTTAAATGAACTTATGAAAAGAGGTTCACTTTTCCGGTTTGGAAAACGGGGAGCATTGTTCCGATTCGGCAAAAGAAGCGAAGAAGATAAGCGTGGATCTCTTTTCAGGTTTGGGAAACGTATGGACGGTTATTATGTATCACCATATGCAAGTAGTGAAAATTTTCCGGAAAAAGATGATAAAAGAGGAAGCCTTTTCCGGTTTGGAAAGCGATCCTCGTTGTTCCGATTTGGAAGAAGTGTCGATAATGAAAAACCCCATACGCCATTTCGTTTTGGACGTGAGGAGGAAGATGAAATATAA